The following proteins are encoded in a genomic region of Scylla paramamosain isolate STU-SP2022 unplaced genomic scaffold, ASM3559412v1 Contig17, whole genome shotgun sequence:
- the LOC135097316 gene encoding serine/arginine repetitive matrix protein 1-like translates to MVTYLANTDRRRTLPSPANLSKMPKKGKQQAPQQESSPSLQEEETGDVPPEVPDDTDVPDVEVVKVQPVAGLSRKRTRPSKKDVQDYPFNDDQLREIANYVQLHPELYDKRNEKWLNPAWKESLWKGPGPNFLGLFSPAGEEGGGQEENRFWENREEGEQEWISSQAEDAEGAEDRRGLGLPGRSHRPRKRKRKKERQEEELSSPRSTKSTQESSAIQELLQSAQLLATRKPPVEGPDADIRQFVEFMYTRLKKVSPMHHGVLFSKIAYMISLMEEPVMARSAIKDPRRLLDSVPMPLGVASPSHLWQPPAPPTLAPAPPPPPPPVYHQPQYQQPHYSQPQYQQQQYQQPQQQYQPQQSEQQQFPQQPQQQQVPTPIQWESILGCSPSPVKTLQHTSTTTKLQGQKTKSPAKKAIMSPMIETPKGYEAEDSDE, encoded by the exons ATGGTCACTTATCTCgcaaacacagacagaagaaGAACCCTCCCATCTCCAGCCAACCTTTCCAAGATGCCCAAGAAAGGCAAGCAGCAAGCACCACAGCAGGAGTCTTCCCCGAgtctgcaggaggaagaaactggtGATGTTCCTCCTGAGGTTCCTGACGACACTGACGTTCCTGATGTGGAAGTGGTGAAGGTACAACCTGTTGCTGGGCTCTCCAGGAAACGCACTCGGCCATCCAAGAAAGACGTTCAGGACTACCCCTTCAACGACGACCAACTGAGGGAGATAGCAAACTACGTCCAGTTGCATCCAGAGCTCTACGATAAGCGGAACGAGAAGTGGCTGAATCCGGCGTGGAAGGAGAGCCTCTGGAAGGGACCTGGCCCAAACTTTCTCGGACTGTTCTCACCAGCAGGTGAAGAAGGTGGTGGACAAGAAGAGAACAGATTTTGGGAAAATCgagaagagggagagcaagagtGGATCAGCAGCCAGGCCGAGGACGCAGAGGGAGCAGAAGATCGTCGAGGTTTGGGCCTTCCTGGCAGGTCACATCGCCCACGAAA gaggaagaggaagaaggaacggcaggaggaggaactatCCAGCCCACGATCCACCAAATCTACCCAGGAGAGCAGTGCCATCCAAGAACTACTCCAGAGTGCACAGCTGCTAGCTACACGAAAACCACCAGTCGAGGGACCTGACGCTGACATCCGGCAGTTTGTTGAATTTATGTACACTCGCCTGAAGAAGGTTTCCCCCATGCATCATGGAGTACTCTTCTCCAAGATCGCGTACATGATCAGCCTCATGGAGGAACCAGTGATGGCCAGGAGTGCTATTAAAGACCCGAGGAGGTTGCTGGATTCTGTGCCCATGCCACTAGGAGTTGCGAGCCCATCGCACCTGTGGCAGCCTCCTGCACCGCCTActcttgctcctgctcctcctcctcctcctcctccagtctatcATCAGCCGCAGTACCAGCAGCCACATTACTCGCAGCcccaataccaacaacaacagtaccaacagcctcaacaacaataccagCCTCAACAATCAGAACAGCAACAGTTCCCTcagcagccacagcagcagcaggtgcccACCCCAATACAGTGGGAATCTATACTCGGCTGTTCACCGTCCCCCGTCAAGACCCTGCAGCACACAAGTACGACCACCAAACTCCAGGGCCAGAAGACGAAATCGCCGGCGAAAAAGGCCATAATGTCCCCCATGATCGAGACGCCGAAGGGCTACGAGGCGGAGGATAGCGACgagtaa
- the LOC135097317 gene encoding uncharacterized protein LOC135097317, producing the protein MHGDFHHLLQELNREDTKGYKNFLRIKPELFREMVDRLTPILAKKATRMREPLSVGLKLAVTLQFLASGDSYTSLQYSFRVSKTAICRFVPKVCQAIIDIYKPEVLKCPRTPEEWNQVAEGFSKRWNYHKCGGGLDGKHVRVKRPWHAGSLFFNYKKFHSIVLMAVADANYKFLYVDVGAEGSAGDGGTWFKCTLHDAIAQKRVGFPEHSFLPSDDTPIPFHIVADDAFALKTWLMKPYSHQSQVYEEKIFSYRLSRARRVVENAFGLLQSRFRVFGTTMLQRPAVVKIVTMCGCVMHNLILDRYSNFHPQEVDCEDGDHNVIDGSWRNIPNLMQRLQTRRGTNPTREAKAVRDYLALYYASEAGAVPWQERMVYPRGRPADEQRMEQ; encoded by the coding sequence ATGCATGGCGATTTTCACCACCTGCTGCAGGAGCTCAACCGAGAAGACACCAAGGGCTACAAGAACTTCCTCCGCATCAAACCTGAACTTTTCAGAGAGATGGTGGACCGGCTTACTCCAATCCTCGCCAAAAAAGCCACCAGAATGAGAGAGCCCCTGTCAGTGGGGTTGAAGTTGGCTGTCACCCTCCAATTCCTGGCATCCGGCGATTCATATACGAGTCTGCAATACAGCTTCAGGGTCTCCAAAACCGCCATCTGTAGATTCGTACCTAAAGTCTGCCAGGCCATAATTGACATATACAAACCTGAGGTGCTCAAGTGCCCAAGAACTCCAGAAGAATGGAATCAAGTTGCCGAAGGATTCTCAAAGAGGTGGAACTATCACAAGTGTGGAGGTGGTCTGGATGGCAAGCATGTTCGAGTGAAGAGGCCCTGGCATGCAGGATCACTGTTCTTCAATTACAAGAAGTTCCACAGCATTGTCCTCATGGCCGTCGCAGATGCAAACTACAAGTTCCTGTACGTCGACGTAGGTGCTGAAGGAagtgctggtgatggaggaactTGGTTCAAGTGCACCCTTCACGATGCCATCGCGCAGAAACGAGTGGGATTTCCAGAGCACAGCTTCCTGCCGAGTGACGACACGCCAATCCCATTCCACATTGTTGCTGATGATGCCTTCGCCCTCAAGACCTGGCTTATGAAACCTTACTCACATCAATCCCAGGTATACGAAGAAAAAATCTTCAGCTACAGGTTGTCTCGCGCCCGTCGTGTGGTGGAAAATGCTTTCGGTCTCCTGCAGTCACGATTTAGAGTCTTCGGCACTACCATGCTACAACGACCTGCAGTTGTCAAAATTGTCaccatgtgtgggtgtgtgatgcACAACCTGATATTGGACCGCTACTCAAATTTCCATCCCCAAGAAGTCGACTGCGAAGATGGTGACCATAACGTGATTGATGGATCGTGGAGGAACATACCAAATCTGATGCAACGCCTCCAAACTCGACGGGGAACAAATCCAACGAGAGAAGCAAAGGCCGTCCGAGACTACCTGGCTTTGTACTATGCATCAGAAGCAGGCGCAGTTCCCTGGCAAGAAAGGATGGTATATCCAAGAGGACGACCAGCAGACGAACAAAGGATGGagcaataa